Proteins encoded by one window of Heterodontus francisci isolate sHetFra1 chromosome 12, sHetFra1.hap1, whole genome shotgun sequence:
- the LOC137375567 gene encoding homeobox protein not2-like: MQPMFLDQPLYPAFFSDPSAFYPARCSSPFTKPQEEAPAKKRPFTVEFLLAKSPQEGGERSQQPLEPQVPVYPDAVCAPVPTGYPVLCQSPGYYSQPWYSRWNMYGADRGFSRPALLHPIPAKEVKLKRFRAIFTQEQLAVLEREFRKHRYIIGPQRVALAAALGLTVLQVKVWFQNRRIKWKKDAEKNQQVKPAEQSLTKLRRRSLKAAAEDSPSTEEASDIPGK, translated from the exons ATGCAGCCGATGTTCTTGGACCAACCCCTTTACCCAGCTTTCTTCTCCGATCCCTCCGCTTTTTACCCGGCCCGGTGTTCCTCGCCCTTCACCAAGCCCCAGGAGGAGGCTCCAGCCAAGAAGCGCCCGTTCACCGTTGAGTTTCTGCTCGCCAAGTCTCCCCAAGAGGGCGGCGAACGCAGCCAGCAGCCGCTTGAGCCTCAGGTGCCTGTCTATCCGGATGCCGTGTGCGCCCCGGTGCCCACGGGGTACCCCGTCCTCTGCCAGTCTCCGGGTTACTACAGTCAGCCCTGGTACAGCAGATGGAATATGTACGGTGCAG ATCGAGGGTTCAGTCGACCCGCCCTGCTGCACCCGATTCCCGCCAAAGAGGTGAAGTTAAAGCGCTTCAGGGCCATCTTCACTCAGGAACAGCTCGCAGTGTTGGAGAGGGAGTTCAGGAAACACCGCTACATAATCGGCCCTCAGAGGGTGGCCTTGGCTGCTGCTCTGGGTCTGACAGTACTGCAG GTGAAGGTATGGTTTCAGAACAGACGGATCAAATGGAAGAAGGACGCCGAAAAAAATCAGCAAGTCAAACCAGCGGAGCAGTCTTTGACCAAACTCCGGCGCAGGAGCCTCAAGGCAGCCGCTGAGGATAGCCCATCAACCGAAGAGGCAAGCGATATCCCGGGGAAATGA